A region from the Tsuneonella mangrovi genome encodes:
- the ftsZ gene encoding cell division protein FtsZ: protein MSINIGPAATEDLRPRITVVGVGGAGGNAIANMIAASIEGVDFLVANTDAQALSNSGAPTRIQLGPDITGGLGAGARPEVGKAAAEETVAEIEDALDGVNMCFIAAGMGGGTGTGAAPVIAEAARRKGVLTVGVVTKPFLFEGTRRMRAAEAGIEELQKHVDTLIVIPNQNLFLIAKAETTFKEAFQLADEVLQQGVRSITDLMVMPGLINLDFADVRSVMEEMGKAMMGTGEGEGENRALEAAERAIANPLLDGVSMAGAKGVIISIIGGEDMKLLEVDEAANHIRELVDEDANIIWGSAFNPELEGKIRVSVVATGIDGSAESSASGENRSFSLGGPRTPKRPALELPEESELVEDEPEAIEPEAAEASEPEPLDLAGLAEVDLGEDEEGDEYDDYDEDDDVDGIVDPLAGLRNDEDEGEGDEAPPQQDELLLDADRLVAEDEPLQPNPGGRRRPLLSGDDGEGSGSGGGGGGSGAGSTLFERMANLSRGSGPSTSDDEEEDEDGDDDSASLSIPRFLGRQNNQ from the coding sequence ATGAGCATAAATATCGGCCCAGCTGCAACTGAAGACCTTCGTCCGAGGATCACCGTAGTCGGTGTCGGCGGCGCAGGCGGCAATGCCATCGCCAACATGATCGCCGCGAGCATCGAAGGGGTCGATTTCCTTGTTGCCAACACCGATGCGCAAGCGCTCTCCAATTCGGGCGCGCCGACACGCATCCAGCTCGGCCCGGACATCACCGGCGGGTTGGGCGCCGGTGCCCGCCCCGAAGTCGGCAAGGCCGCCGCGGAAGAAACCGTCGCCGAGATCGAAGACGCGCTCGACGGTGTGAATATGTGCTTCATCGCTGCCGGCATGGGCGGCGGCACCGGCACCGGCGCCGCGCCGGTGATCGCCGAGGCGGCACGCCGCAAGGGCGTGCTGACGGTGGGCGTGGTGACCAAGCCGTTCCTGTTCGAAGGTACCCGCCGGATGCGGGCTGCCGAAGCGGGTATCGAAGAGCTGCAGAAGCACGTCGATACGCTTATCGTCATTCCCAACCAGAACCTGTTCCTGATCGCCAAGGCGGAAACGACCTTCAAGGAAGCGTTCCAGCTGGCCGACGAAGTGCTGCAGCAGGGCGTTCGCTCGATCACCGACCTGATGGTGATGCCGGGCCTGATCAACCTCGACTTCGCCGACGTGCGGTCGGTGATGGAGGAAATGGGCAAGGCGATGATGGGCACCGGCGAGGGCGAGGGCGAGAACCGCGCACTCGAAGCCGCTGAACGCGCCATCGCCAACCCGCTGCTCGACGGCGTCAGCATGGCCGGCGCCAAGGGCGTGATCATCTCGATCATCGGCGGCGAGGACATGAAGCTGCTCGAAGTCGACGAGGCTGCGAACCACATCCGCGAACTGGTCGACGAGGATGCCAACATCATCTGGGGTTCGGCGTTCAACCCCGAGCTCGAAGGCAAGATTCGCGTTTCGGTGGTTGCGACCGGGATCGACGGCAGCGCCGAATCCAGCGCTTCGGGCGAAAATCGCTCGTTCTCGCTGGGTGGCCCGCGCACGCCCAAGCGTCCCGCGCTCGAGTTGCCCGAAGAAAGCGAACTGGTCGAGGACGAGCCCGAAGCGATTGAACCGGAAGCGGCTGAAGCCTCGGAGCCGGAACCGCTCGACCTTGCCGGGTTAGCCGAAGTCGATCTCGGCGAAGATGAAGAAGGCGACGAGTACGACGATTACGACGAAGACGACGACGTCGATGGAATCGTCGACCCGCTTGCCGGTCTGCGCAACGACGAAGATGAGGGCGAAGGCGACGAAGCACCGCCGCAGCAGGACGAGCTGCTGCTCGATGCCGACCGCCTCGTGGCCGAGGACGAACCCCTCCAGCCCAATCCGGGCGGGCGCCGCCGGCCCCTGCTCTCCGGCGACGATGGAGAAGGCTCCGGTAGCGGTGGCGGCGGCGGTGGGTCCGGCGCAGGTAGCACGCTGTTCGAGCGGATGGCCAACCTCTCACGCGGCTCCGGCCCCTCGACGTCCGACGACGAGGAAGAGGATGAAGATGGGGACGACGATTCGGCTTCGCTCAGCATTCCGCGCTTCCTCGGGCGCCAGAACAACCAGTAA
- the obgE gene encoding GTPase ObgE: MHFLDQAKIYLKSGAGGPGAVSFRREKYIEYGGPDGGNGGRGGDVVFEAVAGLNTLIDFRYSQHFKAQRGGHGMGKDRTGASAPELVIEVPVGTQVLSEDKEDVIADFTEVGQRMVILEGGLGGRGNASYKTSTNRAPRQHQPGEPSQEMWVWLRLKLLADVGLVGLPNAGKSTFINQVSNAQAKVGHYAFTTLVPKLGVVRHRGREFVLADIPGLIAGAAEGAGIGDRFLGHIERCRALIHLVDISGEDPAAAMRTVEDELAAYGEGLEEKPRLIVLNKVDLADAELVEGFAAELRAAGADKVFAISGATGQGVEELLDAVLAYLPDRTATETKGVEVDDAEDEAGEWSPI; this comes from the coding sequence ATGCACTTTCTCGACCAAGCCAAGATCTACCTCAAGTCCGGCGCGGGTGGCCCGGGCGCGGTCTCGTTCCGCCGCGAGAAGTATATCGAGTACGGTGGACCCGACGGCGGCAACGGCGGGCGCGGGGGCGACGTGGTGTTCGAAGCCGTGGCCGGACTCAACACGCTGATCGATTTTCGTTATTCGCAGCACTTCAAGGCCCAGCGCGGCGGGCACGGGATGGGCAAGGATCGCACCGGAGCGAGCGCGCCGGAGCTGGTGATCGAAGTGCCGGTGGGCACGCAGGTCCTGTCCGAAGACAAGGAAGACGTGATCGCCGACTTCACCGAGGTCGGGCAGCGAATGGTGATCCTCGAAGGCGGTCTGGGCGGTCGCGGCAACGCCAGCTACAAGACCAGTACCAACCGTGCCCCGCGCCAGCATCAGCCGGGCGAACCATCGCAGGAAATGTGGGTCTGGTTGCGCCTCAAGCTGCTCGCCGATGTCGGGCTGGTGGGCCTGCCCAACGCAGGCAAGAGCACCTTCATCAATCAGGTCTCGAACGCCCAAGCGAAAGTCGGGCACTATGCCTTCACCACGCTCGTGCCCAAGCTCGGCGTGGTCCGCCATCGCGGGCGCGAATTCGTGTTGGCGGACATTCCCGGGCTGATCGCGGGTGCCGCCGAAGGTGCGGGGATCGGCGACCGCTTCCTCGGTCACATCGAGCGGTGCCGCGCGCTGATCCACCTGGTCGACATCTCTGGCGAGGACCCGGCTGCGGCGATGCGTACAGTTGAAGACGAACTGGCGGCATACGGCGAAGGGCTGGAGGAAAAACCGCGCCTGATCGTGCTCAACAAGGTCGACCTGGCCGATGCCGAGCTAGTCGAAGGGTTCGCCGCCGAACTGCGTGCAGCGGGTGCGGACAAGGTGTTCGCCATCTCCGGCGCGACAGGGCAGGGTGTCGAGGAACTGCTCGATGCCGTGCTGGCCTATCTCCCCGACCGGACCGCGACCGAGACCAAGGGCGTCGAAGTCGACGACGCGGAAGACGAAGCCGGCGAATGGTCGCCGATCTAG
- a CDS encoding tetratricopeptide repeat protein, whose translation MRRTKTIARASISIAALMPLALVATTVRAQDRAVVQPTPPPAAADLGDALRRLAQNGTDFDALIDAGNASLALDDTDAAIGFFGRADELKPGSPVVKVGLAKAAVRTDRPVEAIELFDQAVAAGADPAEIASERGLAYDLVGNNAAAQAQYRLDLSHGADEETTRRLALSQAISGDKRGFEATLLPLLQKRDFGAYRIRAFGLAIIGDKQEATSIANAVMPANMASQMIPYLDYMPQLTRAQQAAAANLGRFPRAAQIGRDDPRYAQFAGTPPAQAGGTSVASVDSRLTPSGTPLGPRTTASSKDDAQAAAAARRESKRAEREARKVAEAEKAARAKGLKITYSPVESSPPPSPPPPAPPPPPPPPPPQAPESAATAQVALDSNGELPPKADAAAGFDLAKVGSGQATSRLDAVRQAQASPPPSPPPSPPSPPPPVVIRQVVTSDAPTAAAPTAAAPTSATTPPPPSAPESVADAFADLAPSTAVPKARPGAVDITAIKVKREAPPPPPAPPPPPPVPSRIWVQVGIGQNIKALGFTWQRLAKKEPKLLGKRDPYTARLNRTNRLVTGPFDSVRDANKFVNDLKAAGIDSYRFTSAKGEAVDPLK comes from the coding sequence GTGCGCCGCACCAAAACCATCGCCCGCGCCTCCATTTCCATTGCCGCGCTGATGCCTCTGGCACTGGTCGCAACGACGGTGCGCGCGCAGGATCGCGCGGTCGTCCAGCCGACCCCGCCTCCCGCTGCTGCCGATCTCGGCGATGCCCTGCGGCGGCTGGCGCAGAACGGGACCGACTTCGATGCGCTGATCGATGCGGGCAACGCTTCGCTGGCGCTCGACGATACCGATGCTGCAATCGGCTTCTTCGGGCGGGCGGACGAACTCAAGCCGGGCAGCCCGGTGGTGAAGGTCGGGCTCGCCAAGGCAGCGGTGCGGACCGATCGCCCGGTCGAAGCGATCGAACTGTTCGACCAGGCGGTGGCCGCGGGAGCGGACCCGGCGGAAATCGCGTCCGAACGCGGACTCGCTTACGACCTGGTGGGCAACAACGCTGCGGCGCAGGCGCAGTACCGGCTCGACCTGTCGCACGGGGCCGACGAAGAGACGACCCGGCGGCTTGCGCTCAGCCAGGCAATTTCGGGCGACAAGCGCGGGTTCGAGGCGACACTGCTGCCGCTGTTGCAGAAGCGCGATTTCGGGGCATACCGTATCCGCGCATTCGGCCTGGCGATCATAGGCGACAAGCAGGAAGCGACTTCGATTGCCAATGCGGTGATGCCGGCGAACATGGCCTCGCAGATGATCCCCTACCTCGACTACATGCCGCAGCTCACGCGGGCACAGCAGGCGGCGGCGGCCAACCTCGGTCGGTTCCCCCGCGCCGCGCAGATCGGGCGTGACGATCCGCGGTACGCGCAATTCGCGGGAACACCTCCTGCACAGGCAGGTGGGACGAGCGTCGCTTCGGTCGATTCGAGGCTGACCCCCAGCGGAACGCCGCTGGGACCACGCACCACTGCCAGCTCGAAGGATGATGCCCAGGCTGCTGCTGCCGCGCGCCGCGAAAGCAAGCGGGCCGAGCGGGAAGCGCGCAAGGTGGCCGAAGCGGAAAAGGCTGCGCGCGCCAAAGGATTGAAAATTACCTATTCTCCGGTGGAATCGAGCCCGCCGCCATCGCCACCCCCTCCTGCCCCACCGCCGCCACCGCCACCGCCGCCTCCTCAAGCCCCGGAATCGGCTGCAACCGCGCAGGTTGCGCTGGACAGCAATGGCGAACTTCCGCCCAAGGCCGATGCCGCAGCCGGCTTCGACCTCGCCAAGGTTGGTTCGGGGCAAGCGACCAGTCGCCTCGATGCGGTGAGGCAAGCGCAGGCAAGCCCGCCACCGTCGCCGCCACCATCACCGCCTTCCCCGCCACCGCCGGTCGTTATCCGGCAGGTCGTGACCAGCGATGCGCCGACCGCGGCTGCTCCGACAGCGGCTGCTCCGACCTCTGCTACTACGCCTCCGCCGCCATCGGCCCCTGAAAGCGTGGCGGATGCGTTTGCCGACCTTGCGCCTTCGACCGCAGTACCCAAGGCAAGGCCGGGCGCGGTCGATATCACCGCAATCAAGGTCAAGCGCGAGGCGCCTCCTCCTCCACCCGCTCCGCCGCCACCGCCGCCGGTCCCCAGCCGGATCTGGGTGCAAGTTGGTATCGGGCAAAACATCAAGGCGCTCGGATTCACTTGGCAGCGCCTGGCGAAAAAGGAGCCGAAACTGCTCGGCAAGCGCGATCCCTACACCGCCAGGCTCAACCGCACGAACCGGCTGGTCACCGGACCATTCGATTCGGTGAGGGACGCCAACAAGTTCGTGAACGACCTGAAAGCGGCCGGGATCGACAGTTACCGGTTTACCAGCGCAAAGGGAGAGGCGGTCGATCCGCTCAAATAG
- the proB gene encoding glutamate 5-kinase, which yields MPVTNLTDLLDPARCARLVIKVGSALLVGKDGGVRRNWLAGLVEEIAAARATGQEVVVVSSGAIALGAARLSLARGGRASLADAQAAAAVGQIALSGLWAELLAERGLAAAQMLVTLDDLEDRRRYLNASATLVHLLERGVVPVVNENDSVATAEIRFGDNDRLAARVAQAARADGVVLLSDVDGLYDRDPREHGATLVPLVEKIDARIKAMAGESSTSGMGSGGMTSKIQAAEIATRAGIALAIVNGTSDKPLASALQSGRSSVFVPRRNDAGRKAWIGGRIAVKGALRVDDGCRAALGKGASVLAAGITMVDGQFRRGDLVTIAAADGSALAQGLAEYDADECRTIAGHKATEQAELLGYAPRAAVVHRDHMVLL from the coding sequence ATGCCTGTAACGAACCTCACTGACTTGCTCGATCCGGCGCGTTGCGCCCGCCTTGTGATCAAGGTCGGCTCGGCGCTGCTTGTCGGCAAGGACGGCGGTGTGCGGCGCAATTGGCTGGCCGGCCTGGTGGAAGAAATCGCTGCCGCGCGCGCTACGGGGCAGGAAGTGGTGGTGGTGTCGTCCGGCGCGATTGCGCTCGGCGCGGCGCGGCTGAGTCTCGCCAGGGGCGGGCGGGCGAGCCTCGCCGATGCGCAGGCGGCAGCGGCGGTAGGGCAGATCGCGCTTTCGGGCCTGTGGGCCGAACTGCTCGCCGAACGCGGACTGGCTGCCGCTCAGATGCTGGTGACGCTCGACGACCTCGAGGATCGCCGCCGCTACCTCAATGCGTCGGCGACGCTGGTCCATTTGCTCGAACGCGGCGTGGTGCCGGTGGTGAACGAGAACGATTCGGTTGCGACCGCCGAGATTCGCTTCGGTGATAACGACCGGCTGGCCGCCCGCGTGGCGCAAGCCGCGCGGGCCGATGGAGTGGTTCTGCTGAGCGACGTTGACGGACTCTACGACCGCGATCCGCGCGAGCACGGGGCCACGCTCGTGCCGCTGGTCGAGAAGATCGATGCTCGGATCAAGGCGATGGCCGGTGAAAGCTCCACTTCGGGCATGGGTTCGGGCGGGATGACCTCGAAGATCCAGGCGGCGGAGATCGCCACCCGGGCGGGGATCGCGTTGGCGATCGTCAACGGCACATCCGACAAGCCGCTCGCCAGTGCGCTGCAAAGCGGCCGGTCGAGCGTATTCGTCCCGCGGCGCAACGATGCCGGGCGCAAGGCGTGGATCGGCGGGCGAATCGCCGTCAAGGGTGCACTTAGAGTCGACGACGGTTGTCGTGCAGCTCTGGGCAAGGGGGCGAGCGTGCTGGCCGCCGGGATCACGATGGTGGATGGTCAGTTCCGGCGCGGCGATCTGGTGACGATCGCAGCTGCCGATGGCTCCGCGCTGGCGCAGGGGCTGGCTGAGTACGACGCTGACGAGTGCCGCACAATCGCCGGGCACAAGGCGACCGAACAGGCCGAGCTTCTCGGCTATGCTCCGCGCGCAGCGGTGGTCCACCGCGATCACATGGTCCTTCTGTGA
- a CDS encoding pyrroline-5-carboxylate reductase family protein — translation MSHFQRILIVGFGTMVGAMVDGWRAAGVPADTFTIYHPTRADAPDGMTLVNAWPEGEPFDAVLLGVKPQKLGDVAPGLEPIVGRRTVFVSILAGVELDSLARRFPRAGGIARLMPNLAVALGKSPNALVAQGLSEDQRATLTEMAAMLGTAEWLEDEAQFDLVTALAGSGPGFVYRFIDALAAGATRLGLDHAQAERLAVQMVEGAAALAAQSPDPPGELARRVASPGGMTQKGLDVLDENDALARLLTETLRATRDRGREMAEAARDEG, via the coding sequence ATGAGCCATTTTCAACGCATCCTGATCGTTGGTTTCGGCACCATGGTCGGGGCGATGGTCGATGGCTGGCGCGCGGCTGGCGTACCGGCGGATACTTTCACGATTTATCATCCGACGCGCGCTGACGCTCCCGATGGCATGACCTTGGTAAACGCATGGCCCGAAGGCGAGCCGTTCGATGCGGTGCTGCTGGGCGTCAAGCCGCAGAAGCTGGGAGACGTCGCGCCCGGCCTGGAGCCCATAGTGGGGAGGCGGACGGTGTTCGTCTCGATCCTTGCCGGGGTCGAGCTTGACAGCCTCGCCCGCCGGTTCCCGCGTGCCGGCGGGATTGCCCGGTTGATGCCCAACCTTGCAGTGGCGCTGGGCAAGTCGCCCAATGCGCTGGTGGCGCAGGGCCTCAGCGAAGACCAGCGCGCGACGTTGACCGAAATGGCCGCAATGCTGGGAACCGCCGAGTGGCTGGAGGACGAAGCGCAGTTCGATCTCGTGACCGCGCTCGCCGGGTCGGGGCCGGGGTTCGTCTATCGCTTCATCGATGCTCTGGCTGCAGGAGCGACACGTCTCGGCCTCGATCATGCACAGGCCGAGCGGCTGGCGGTGCAGATGGTCGAAGGCGCGGCGGCGCTGGCTGCGCAATCGCCCGATCCCCCCGGCGAACTGGCACGAAGGGTCGCAAGCCCCGGCGGCATGACGCAAAAGGGCCTCGACGTCCTCGACGAAAACGACGCGCTGGCCCGGCTGCTTACCGAAACGCTGCGCGCGACCCGCGACCGCGGGCGCGAAATGGCCGAAGCCGCGCGAGACGAGGGTTAA
- a CDS encoding Bax inhibitor-1 family protein, which produces MANWNEPRTTQTGFGSVPRAGGAVVFDEGLRRHMLSIYNYMASGVLLSAVIALVFANSQSLLNSLYQVISTPQGQAIQPTLLGWIVMLAPLGIVLAIRFGGAERFSVGTLKAMFWAYAALFGASISYIVILYTGQSLGATFFAAAGAFAGMSLFGYTTGKNLSALGSFLMMGVIGLIIAMVLNLFFFHSTAFDLAISALGVLIFAGLTAYYTQALKEGYAHVRGTPWEGKQVVLGALTLYIAFINMFLFLLRFMGNSRS; this is translated from the coding sequence ATGGCCAACTGGAATGAACCTCGCACGACGCAGACCGGCTTCGGCTCGGTGCCGCGCGCCGGTGGCGCGGTCGTTTTCGACGAGGGCCTGCGGCGGCATATGCTGTCGATTTACAACTACATGGCGTCGGGCGTGCTCCTCTCGGCAGTTATTGCTCTGGTTTTCGCCAATTCGCAGAGCCTGCTCAATTCACTTTATCAAGTGATCAGCACCCCTCAAGGACAAGCAATTCAGCCCACTTTGCTGGGTTGGATCGTGATGCTTGCGCCGCTCGGTATCGTTTTGGCTATTCGGTTTGGCGGGGCAGAACGTTTTAGCGTTGGCACGCTCAAAGCTATGTTTTGGGCGTATGCAGCGCTGTTCGGAGCGTCGATTTCCTATATTGTCATCCTCTACACCGGTCAGTCTCTCGGCGCGACGTTCTTCGCTGCGGCAGGTGCTTTCGCCGGCATGAGCTTGTTCGGCTACACCACAGGGAAGAATCTCTCGGCTTTGGGTAGCTTCCTGATGATGGGCGTGATTGGACTCATCATCGCTATGGTCTTGAACCTGTTCTTCTTTCATTCGACAGCGTTCGACTTGGCAATTAGTGCGCTCGGTGTACTGATCTTCGCGGGTCTTACAGCGTATTACACCCAAGCTCTGAAGGAGGGGTACGCTCATGTTCGTGGCACTCCGTGGGAGGGAAAGCAGGTCGTGTTGGGGGCACTGACTCTCTACATCGCTTTCATCAACATGTTCCTGTTCCTGCTGCGCTTCATGGGCAACAGCCGGAGCTGA
- a CDS encoding C13 family peptidase, translating into MTDPAPNSTIPAATPALDGLPGSPAALALLWLATVFAQFALQFVDGATYAHVSAALAPGSLMVLSAVVAGVLLGDRAPTARLIGFALLFLLVVSLIRAVAVAILGVLPEAVERLHLFEAFCALLFLPAGVLALRKLAPMWRTVASASAMALALFAATSWPDTRHGIERALDPLFASNAARLPRSLVYEVAPDQLFDSQQALVDREVDANRAPFNATDTLVLGIAADGSQELFAREAGEALGRIEGRYGARHTSGLLLSNTENDLLRTPLATRANLVRTLAKFTAGRDPSKTTAIVYIAGHGAMNATVATRLPTDDELRPINASFLAKALDEAGIGKRIVIVSACFGGSWIPALANRETIVMAAAAPDRTSFGCDDTRRLTIFGQAMLEGPLAKGAPWQQVFAAARNFVAHEEARLNVEPSDPQSYVGKDMQAVWSEPAKVK; encoded by the coding sequence ATGACTGACCCCGCCCCAAATTCCACGATTCCAGCCGCCACGCCGGCGCTCGATGGCTTGCCGGGCAGCCCTGCGGCGCTCGCGCTGCTGTGGCTGGCGACAGTCTTCGCGCAATTCGCGCTGCAGTTCGTTGACGGCGCAACTTACGCCCACGTTTCTGCAGCCCTCGCACCGGGTTCGCTAATGGTTCTCAGCGCGGTGGTGGCGGGAGTCCTGCTGGGAGATCGCGCGCCCACTGCCCGGCTGATCGGCTTCGCGCTCCTGTTCCTGCTCGTGGTTTCGCTGATCCGCGCAGTTGCGGTCGCAATTCTCGGCGTATTGCCCGAGGCGGTCGAGCGCCTTCACCTGTTTGAGGCCTTCTGCGCGCTGTTGTTCCTCCCCGCAGGCGTACTGGCATTGCGCAAGTTGGCCCCGATGTGGCGCACAGTGGCATCCGCCAGCGCGATGGCACTGGCGTTGTTCGCCGCGACGAGCTGGCCGGATACCCGGCACGGCATCGAACGCGCGCTCGACCCGCTGTTTGCCAGCAATGCGGCGCGCTTGCCGCGCTCGCTGGTCTACGAGGTTGCGCCCGACCAACTGTTCGACAGCCAGCAAGCGCTGGTCGACCGGGAGGTGGACGCCAATCGGGCTCCGTTCAACGCCACCGACACGCTGGTGCTGGGGATCGCGGCGGATGGCTCGCAAGAGTTGTTCGCGCGCGAGGCGGGCGAAGCGCTCGGCAGAATCGAAGGCCGCTACGGTGCCAGGCACACGAGCGGGCTGCTGCTCTCGAATACCGAGAACGACCTGCTGCGAACCCCGCTGGCAACCCGCGCAAACCTCGTGCGCACGCTGGCGAAGTTCACCGCCGGTCGCGACCCAAGCAAGACCACCGCAATCGTCTACATCGCAGGGCACGGCGCGATGAACGCCACCGTCGCTACGCGGCTGCCGACCGATGACGAGTTGCGACCGATCAACGCTAGCTTCCTTGCCAAGGCGCTCGACGAGGCCGGGATCGGCAAGCGAATCGTGATCGTTTCAGCGTGTTTCGGCGGCAGCTGGATACCAGCGCTTGCCAATCGCGAGACGATCGTGATGGCTGCCGCTGCGCCCGACCGGACCTCGTTCGGGTGCGACGACACCCGGCGGCTGACGATCTTTGGCCAAGCGATGCTCGAAGGACCGCTCGCCAAAGGCGCACCGTGGCAACAGGTATTCGCCGCTGCCCGCAATTTCGTCGCGCACGAGGAAGCCCGGCTCAACGTCGAGCCTTCCGATCCGCAATCCTACGTCGGCAAGGACATGCAGGCCGTATGGAGCGAACCCGCTAAAGTGAAATAG
- a CDS encoding NAD-dependent epimerase/dehydratase family protein, whose protein sequence is MSDRPLVALTGGTGFVGQMVCEALTNEGIAVRALARTIPQAPSDIEWVGGSLSDETALARLVEGADSVLHVAGLTNAPDPAAFEAANITGTQMLLEAAAATGVPRFVFVSSLSAREPGLSAYGASKERAERLVEASDLDWTIVRPPGVYGPRDKDYLDLFKAAKLGVVPMPPGGSSSIIHARDLADLLVAMLPGGDMVSGRMFEPDDGQPGGWSHADMARMIGEAVDSRPLVLHLPKPLLHFAARIDGLVRGDAAKLTPDRVGYMSHPDWVARTDWQVPPEVWAPRIATPEGLKETANWYRAQGWL, encoded by the coding sequence GTGAGCGACCGCCCGCTCGTCGCGTTGACCGGCGGGACCGGTTTCGTCGGCCAGATGGTGTGCGAAGCGCTGACGAACGAAGGCATCGCGGTGCGTGCTCTTGCCCGGACCATCCCGCAAGCGCCCAGCGATATCGAGTGGGTCGGCGGCAGCTTGTCGGACGAAACCGCGCTCGCCCGCCTCGTCGAAGGGGCGGATAGCGTGCTCCACGTTGCCGGCCTGACCAATGCGCCCGACCCGGCCGCGTTCGAAGCGGCCAATATCACCGGCACGCAGATGTTGCTCGAAGCGGCTGCAGCGACAGGTGTGCCGCGCTTCGTGTTCGTCTCGTCACTCTCAGCCCGAGAGCCGGGGCTGTCGGCCTACGGAGCCTCGAAGGAACGCGCCGAGCGGCTGGTCGAAGCGAGCGATCTCGACTGGACGATCGTGCGCCCTCCCGGCGTCTATGGCCCGCGTGACAAGGACTATCTCGACCTGTTCAAGGCGGCGAAGCTTGGCGTGGTGCCGATGCCGCCGGGCGGATCTTCGTCGATCATCCATGCGCGCGACCTTGCCGACTTGCTCGTCGCCATGCTTCCCGGCGGCGATATGGTGAGTGGACGGATGTTCGAACCCGACGATGGGCAGCCGGGCGGATGGAGCCATGCCGACATGGCCCGGATGATCGGCGAGGCAGTCGATAGCCGGCCGCTGGTGCTCCACTTGCCCAAGCCGCTCTTGCATTTCGCCGCGCGGATCGACGGACTGGTTCGGGGCGATGCAGCGAAGCTCACGCCCGACCGGGTCGGGTATATGAGCCATCCGGACTGGGTCGCACGGACCGATTGGCAGGTCCCTCCCGAAGTATGGGCTCCGCGCATCGCTACCCCCGAGGGACTAAAGGAAACCGCCAACTGGTACCGCGCGCAGGGTTGGCTCTAG
- a CDS encoding YbjN domain-containing protein, whose protein sequence is MRTAEQPFVEDDDAAPIEMLAALFDARDWPHEIVSADEISAEIQGSWATYQVRAIWRSTDNVLQLLCLPDIRVADTKRAPAHELLAMVNEQLWLGHFDVWSKGGMLVYRHGLLLGDDGLLSLGQAQGLVETAVDECDRFYPAFQFVLWGDKSPRDALDSAMVDAAGEA, encoded by the coding sequence ATGAGAACCGCCGAGCAGCCCTTCGTCGAGGACGACGATGCCGCGCCGATCGAGATGCTCGCGGCGCTGTTCGATGCGCGCGACTGGCCGCATGAAATCGTCTCGGCGGACGAGATTTCTGCTGAAATTCAAGGGAGTTGGGCGACATACCAGGTGCGCGCCATCTGGCGCAGCACAGACAACGTGTTGCAGCTGTTGTGCCTGCCGGACATTCGCGTTGCCGACACCAAGCGCGCGCCGGCGCACGAGCTGCTGGCGATGGTGAACGAGCAACTTTGGCTCGGACACTTCGATGTTTGGTCGAAAGGCGGGATGCTGGTTTACCGGCATGGTTTGCTGCTTGGTGACGATGGCTTGCTGAGCCTCGGTCAGGCGCAGGGACTGGTCGAGACCGCAGTGGACGAGTGCGACCGGTTCTATCCGGCGTTCCAGTTCGTACTGTGGGGTGACAAATCGCCGCGCGATGCGCTCGACAGCGCGATGGTGGACGCTGCCGGAGAGGCCTAG